The following proteins are encoded in a genomic region of Acidobacteriota bacterium:
- a CDS encoding RDD family protein: MKCEKCACELPGSRVTCLQCGFNNAAQRADRWKAQRQAAQPNEQPLAEQVTAKVASKTLAETAPPTSPAPRSTASAAAARVRARYASEAKLLQFPVTAKPEAEAPKATASSEPAWRELARAKVREHQQRRNGDGDDNTPPTPVSDDPTSQLIVESALKRIRRTQAPPVVRALPRITRHSGGQAVARALQYDEQPVEEAPPATPVTAPEAPQPEPAPAPALRAVAAGPRVAPQPMSQVALASLRARLDTVVPNNTALSGVAENATAPMTDEAQVMPAPTPEQPVTPAEAAFEQQAELRAQTSKKSNVWIGKPAPIWLRALAGAVDLEAAALAYLPFFGAYTSLDGPPGWSDFYLMASILAVVLYLYQLITYSFNGRTFGMALCGLRCVDMTDASTPVPFNRRLWQALGGTIALLCPPLNYIVTRLTEHQRGLADALGQTITLRRAED, encoded by the coding sequence ATGAAGTGTGAAAAGTGTGCCTGTGAATTGCCCGGCAGTCGTGTGACCTGCCTGCAATGCGGCTTTAACAATGCGGCCCAGCGCGCCGATAGATGGAAAGCGCAACGCCAAGCTGCCCAACCAAACGAACAACCGCTGGCCGAACAAGTGACGGCAAAGGTGGCGTCAAAAACCTTGGCCGAGACTGCGCCGCCAACTTCGCCCGCGCCCAGGTCAACGGCGAGCGCCGCCGCCGCCCGCGTGCGCGCGCGCTATGCGTCAGAAGCCAAGCTGTTGCAATTCCCCGTGACGGCCAAGCCCGAAGCGGAAGCGCCCAAAGCAACGGCGTCCAGCGAACCGGCCTGGCGTGAATTGGCGCGCGCCAAGGTGCGCGAACACCAGCAACGCCGCAACGGCGACGGCGACGACAACACCCCGCCAACGCCTGTGTCTGATGACCCGACTTCGCAACTGATCGTCGAATCGGCGCTCAAACGCATTCGCCGTACTCAGGCGCCGCCCGTTGTACGCGCGCTGCCGCGCATCACGCGCCACAGCGGTGGACAGGCCGTGGCCCGCGCGCTGCAATATGACGAACAGCCGGTTGAAGAAGCGCCGCCGGCTACGCCCGTAACCGCGCCTGAAGCGCCCCAGCCGGAACCAGCGCCAGCACCAGCGCTCCGTGCGGTGGCCGCCGGCCCCCGCGTCGCCCCGCAACCCATGAGTCAAGTGGCGCTGGCGTCCTTGCGCGCGCGTCTGGACACCGTTGTCCCCAACAACACCGCTCTCAGCGGCGTGGCGGAGAACGCCACCGCCCCAATGACTGACGAAGCGCAGGTGATGCCAGCACCAACGCCGGAACAGCCGGTGACGCCCGCCGAAGCCGCCTTTGAACAACAGGCGGAGTTGCGCGCGCAGACGAGCAAGAAAAGCAACGTCTGGATTGGGAAACCGGCGCCCATTTGGTTGCGCGCCTTGGCGGGCGCGGTGGATTTGGAAGCTGCGGCGCTGGCCTATCTGCCCTTTTTCGGCGCTTACACGTCGCTCGATGGCCCGCCGGGCTGGTCGGATTTCTACCTGATGGCCAGCATCCTGGCCGTCGTGCTTTATCTGTACCAACTCATCACCTACAGCTTTAATGGCCGCACCTTTGGGATGGCCTTGTGCGGCTTGCGCTGCGTGGACATGACGGACGCCAGCACGCCGGTTCCCTTCAACCGGCGGCTCTGGCAAGCGCTGGGCGGCACCATTGCGCTACTCTGTCCACCGCTCAATTACATCGTCACCCGGCTCACCGAGCATCAACGCGGCCTGGCTGATGCGCTGGGCCAAACGATCACGTTGCGGCGCGCGGAAGATTGA
- a CDS encoding DUF2236 domain-containing protein yields MKQRHQALAEILQLDPEREHQRIMFLCAAHEFPFDMVRALEFALFRTFAVPSIGSLLDRTGEFKERAQKRYDDTDLIMSQIYEYGYDSERGRAALARMNALHGRFKIANDDFRYVLSTFILEPIRWLDRFGWRRMVEQERQALYYFWREVGRRMNIQDIPPSLAEYEQFNVEYEQTRFRYSDASRRTAAATRDLFLSWLLPKPLWPLGEPFVYALMDERLCAAFDFPQPARGMRALVEGTLRMRARVVRWLPERRQALLRSALPHPSYPQGYRTEELGPPDSTIKS; encoded by the coding sequence ATGAAACAGCGACACCAGGCCTTAGCGGAAATTCTGCAACTTGATCCCGAACGCGAGCACCAGCGCATTATGTTTCTGTGCGCCGCGCACGAATTCCCCTTTGATATGGTGCGCGCGCTCGAATTCGCCCTCTTCCGCACCTTCGCCGTGCCCAGCATCGGTTCGCTGCTCGACCGCACGGGCGAGTTCAAAGAGCGCGCGCAGAAACGTTATGACGACACCGATCTGATCATGAGCCAGATTTACGAGTACGGTTATGACAGCGAACGCGGGCGCGCGGCGTTGGCGCGAATGAATGCTTTGCACGGACGCTTCAAAATCGCCAACGACGATTTCCGCTATGTGCTCTCGACCTTCATTCTCGAACCGATCCGCTGGCTTGACCGCTTCGGCTGGCGGCGCATGGTCGAGCAGGAGCGGCAAGCGCTGTATTACTTCTGGCGCGAAGTGGGCAGGCGCATGAACATTCAAGACATTCCGCCGAGTCTGGCCGAGTATGAGCAATTCAATGTGGAATACGAACAGACGCGCTTTCGTTATTCCGATGCCAGCCGTCGCACTGCCGCCGCGACGCGCGATTTGTTTTTGTCGTGGCTGTTGCCCAAACCGCTCTGGCCGTTGGGCGAACCGTTTGTGTATGCGTTGATGGATGAGCGGTTATGCGCCGCGTTCGATTTTCCCCAACCAGCGCGGGGGATGCGCGCGCTGGTCGAAGGTACATTGCGCATGCGGGCGCGTGTCGTGCGCTGGTTGCCCGAACGGCGGCAAGCGCTGTTGCGCAGTGCGCTGCCGCATCCCAGCTATCCGCAGGGCTATCGCACCGAAGAGCTTGGCCCGCCTGATTCAACTATCAAGTCATAG
- a CDS encoding NFACT family protein, with amino-acid sequence MDNFLLHALTNELNTTLNGLRLARLYQLGATDLAFDFKLRDGRLLYLSTDPQRLALYLTARSARQFDLAARNDTAFPALVKKYLGGAQLLGVEKLGYDRVVTFHFAAEDEAGQPVSRALVCALIGRAANVFLLEGTRLIATLREVTALPDSYRDPAPPPDKLDPFSVTPEALTKLISESPGGLAAAAQQHLLGFTTLYAAELAQRAAQTDAHTALTELLTALFEQPPQPVLYASAPLAELQRDLGRPGVSLTLSPIALTHLTALAPPFPTVNQAADACFTLLDERRGFQSLRQQLHSQLTTKLKKQRALLVNLTRERDGFSRGETHQRYGELLLANLQHAQKTATGFVVTDFYDADMPQITIPTAAKPTAQEAAEHYFKLARKARHGMQSLTQRLPQVEADIAKLEQQLAQLDSLTQRAELAAFAQACGLRPLPNLEPRAKPKPQAKLAKSGQAQPEKIAGMRQYRSSDGYEILVGRTDRDNDTLTFRVAKSFDLWFHVADYPGSHVLLRNPRRQPVPPRTITEAAQLAAQFSHARLDSRVAVNYCERKFVTKQKGFAPGQVRLSAFKTVLVKPREAGERILS; translated from the coding sequence ATGGACAATTTCCTCTTGCACGCGCTCACCAACGAATTGAACACGACGCTCAACGGGCTGCGGTTGGCTCGGCTTTATCAACTTGGCGCGACCGATCTGGCGTTTGATTTCAAGCTGCGCGACGGGCGCTTGTTGTATCTCTCGACCGATCCGCAGCGGCTGGCGTTGTATTTGACCGCGCGTTCAGCCCGCCAGTTTGATCTCGCAGCGCGCAATGACACGGCCTTCCCCGCCCTGGTCAAAAAGTATCTCGGCGGCGCGCAATTGCTTGGCGTGGAAAAACTTGGCTATGACCGCGTGGTGACCTTTCATTTCGCGGCGGAGGACGAGGCGGGACAGCCCGTGTCGCGCGCGTTGGTCTGTGCGTTGATCGGGCGCGCCGCCAATGTTTTCCTGCTGGAAGGCACGCGCCTCATCGCCACCTTGCGCGAAGTCACCGCGCTGCCTGACAGCTATCGCGACCCCGCGCCGCCGCCCGACAAACTCGATCCGTTTTCGGTCACGCCGGAAGCCTTGACCAAGCTCATCAGCGAATCCCCAGGCGGATTGGCCGCCGCCGCGCAACAACACCTGCTCGGTTTCACCACGCTTTATGCTGCTGAATTGGCACAACGCGCGGCGCAGACGGACGCGCACACGGCGCTGACCGAATTACTAACCGCGTTGTTTGAACAGCCACCGCAGCCTGTACTTTACGCCTCGGCTCCGCTCGCAGAATTGCAGCGCGATTTGGGGCGACCCGGTGTCTCATTGACGTTGTCGCCTATTGCACTCACGCATCTGACCGCACTCGCGCCCCCCTTCCCCACCGTCAACCAAGCGGCGGATGCCTGCTTCACCTTGCTGGATGAGCGGCGCGGCTTTCAATCGTTGCGGCAACAATTGCATTCGCAACTCACCACGAAGCTGAAAAAACAACGCGCCTTGCTCGTCAATCTGACGCGCGAACGCGACGGCTTCAGCCGTGGCGAAACGCATCAACGCTACGGCGAATTGCTGCTCGCCAATTTGCAACATGCGCAAAAAACCGCGACTGGCTTCGTCGTGACAGACTTTTACGATGCTGATATGCCGCAGATCACGATCCCGACCGCCGCCAAACCAACCGCGCAGGAAGCCGCCGAGCATTACTTCAAACTCGCCCGCAAAGCGCGTCACGGAATGCAGAGCCTCACCCAGCGCTTGCCCCAAGTCGAGGCCGACATCGCCAAACTCGAACAGCAACTCGCGCAACTCGACAGCCTGACGCAACGCGCCGAACTGGCCGCCTTCGCCCAAGCCTGCGGATTGCGTCCGTTGCCCAACCTGGAACCGCGCGCCAAACCCAAGCCGCAAGCCAAACTAGCCAAGTCGGGCCAAGCCCAGCCGGAAAAGATCGCGGGAATGCGGCAATATCGTTCGAGCGACGGCTATGAAATCCTGGTGGGCCGCACCGACCGCGACAACGACACGCTGACCTTTCGCGTGGCGAAATCGTTTGACCTCTGGTTTCACGTCGCCGATTACCCCGGCTCGCACGTGCTGTTGCGCAATCCGCGACGCCAACCCGTGCCGCCGCGCACCATCACCGAAGCCGCCCAACTCGCCGCGCAATTCAGCCACGCGCGCTTGGACTCGCGTGTCGCGGTCAATTATTGCGAACGCAAATTCGTCACGAAACAGAAAGGCTTTGCGCCAGGCCAAGTGCGGCTCTCGGCGTTCAAGACCGTGCTGGTTAA